A stretch of Passer domesticus isolate bPasDom1 chromosome 23, bPasDom1.hap1, whole genome shotgun sequence DNA encodes these proteins:
- the LOC135285413 gene encoding transmembrane protein 45B-like isoform X2, translating into MSSMPTTFLGSALRGTFFFAFGLWWSVRYPLKYLRRKGGAEGQPGRGHAEVFEGTVKAFFALVGILVEQFVPSGPHLQLYSPKTHSWTDLTHWHYSTIYLFFLLSGITDVVSHSPLKLPPGLDRLSLSLALLVEGLLFCFRDYSDAMLDQHLHSLLAMAIFAGAFCALLEVFLRDHIILETFRTSSFLLQGSWLWQIGFVLSPPWGGPGWDQTDSSNLLFLTMCFCWHYMGALAIVAANAAASRCCNESCQLKFGDIDVELDCGLCLHRGKKSSSGALLPESSLDDK; encoded by the exons ATGAGCTCGATGCCAACAACTTTTTTGGGCAGTGCCCTCCGGGGCACTTTCTTCTTCGCCTTTGGCCTGTGGTGGTCGGTGAGGTACCCCCTGAAGTACCTCAGGAGGAAAGGGGGTGCTGAGGGCCAGCCGGGCCGTGGGCACGCAGAGGTCTTCGAAGGCACAGTCAAAGCTTTCTTTGCTCTAGTAG GGATACTGGTGGAGCAGTTTGTCCCCAGTGGTCCCCACCTGCAGCTGTACAGCCCCAAGACGCACAGCTGGACTGACCTCACCCACTGGCACTACTCCACCATctacctcttcttcctcctctccgGCATCACAGATGTGGTCTCACACTCCCCACTCAAGCTGCCCCCTGGCTTGGACCGGCTCTCGCTGTCCCTGGCTCTGCTTGTGGAAG GTTTGCTCTTCTGTTTCCGTGACTACAGTGATGCTATGCTGGACCAGCacctccactccctgctggccatggccatCTTTGCCGGAGCCTTCTGTGCCCTCCTAGAGGTATTCCTCCGAGACCATATCATCCTGGAGACATTCAGGACCAGCTCCTTCCTTCTCCAGGGCTCTTGGCTTTGGCAG ATTGGGTTTGTGTTGTCCCCTCCGTGGGGAGGACCAGGCTGGGACCAGACTGACTCCAGCAACCTCTTGTTCCTCACCATGTGCTTCTGCTGGCACTACATGGGTGCTCTCGCCATTGTGGCCGCCAACGCTGCTGCATCCCGCTG ctgcaatgagtcctgccagctgaaatttggGGACATCGACGTAGAGTTGGACTGTGGCCTGTGCCTCCACAGAGGAAAGAAGAGCTCCAGTGGCGCCTTGCTGCCGGAGAGCAGCTTGGATGACAAATGA
- the LOC135285413 gene encoding transmembrane protein 45B-like isoform X1, giving the protein MHKALFLNVNGSWVASSCRKSLHWLEILIQHWIHALVQRMSSMPTTFLGSALRGTFFFAFGLWWSVRYPLKYLRRKGGAEGQPGRGHAEVFEGTVKAFFALVGILVEQFVPSGPHLQLYSPKTHSWTDLTHWHYSTIYLFFLLSGITDVVSHSPLKLPPGLDRLSLSLALLVEGLLFCFRDYSDAMLDQHLHSLLAMAIFAGAFCALLEVFLRDHIILETFRTSSFLLQGSWLWQIGFVLSPPWGGPGWDQTDSSNLLFLTMCFCWHYMGALAIVAANAAASRCCNESCQLKFGDIDVELDCGLCLHRGKKSSSGALLPESSLDDK; this is encoded by the exons ATGCATAAGGCTCTTTTTCTAAATGTTAATGGTTCCTGGGTtgcctcctcctgcagaaaaagCCTTCACTGGCTGGAGATCCTAATCCAGCACTGGATTCACGCCCTG GTCCAGAGAATGAGCTCGATGCCAACAACTTTTTTGGGCAGTGCCCTCCGGGGCACTTTCTTCTTCGCCTTTGGCCTGTGGTGGTCGGTGAGGTACCCCCTGAAGTACCTCAGGAGGAAAGGGGGTGCTGAGGGCCAGCCGGGCCGTGGGCACGCAGAGGTCTTCGAAGGCACAGTCAAAGCTTTCTTTGCTCTAGTAG GGATACTGGTGGAGCAGTTTGTCCCCAGTGGTCCCCACCTGCAGCTGTACAGCCCCAAGACGCACAGCTGGACTGACCTCACCCACTGGCACTACTCCACCATctacctcttcttcctcctctccgGCATCACAGATGTGGTCTCACACTCCCCACTCAAGCTGCCCCCTGGCTTGGACCGGCTCTCGCTGTCCCTGGCTCTGCTTGTGGAAG GTTTGCTCTTCTGTTTCCGTGACTACAGTGATGCTATGCTGGACCAGCacctccactccctgctggccatggccatCTTTGCCGGAGCCTTCTGTGCCCTCCTAGAGGTATTCCTCCGAGACCATATCATCCTGGAGACATTCAGGACCAGCTCCTTCCTTCTCCAGGGCTCTTGGCTTTGGCAG ATTGGGTTTGTGTTGTCCCCTCCGTGGGGAGGACCAGGCTGGGACCAGACTGACTCCAGCAACCTCTTGTTCCTCACCATGTGCTTCTGCTGGCACTACATGGGTGCTCTCGCCATTGTGGCCGCCAACGCTGCTGCATCCCGCTG ctgcaatgagtcctgccagctgaaatttggGGACATCGACGTAGAGTTGGACTGTGGCCTGTGCCTCCACAGAGGAAAGAAGAGCTCCAGTGGCGCCTTGCTGCCGGAGAGCAGCTTGGATGACAAATGA